The following proteins come from a genomic window of Gossypium raimondii isolate GPD5lz chromosome 5, ASM2569854v1, whole genome shotgun sequence:
- the LOC105766815 gene encoding stigma-specific STIG1-like protein 1, with protein sequence MKLLNLFFMLAMVMDLAAITLSASTSENSDHRLADSQMATSFGGAGGFRPFFTCDKRPEMCGTKGQFCCNRRCVDLKTDQFNCGRCGKTCSYSKICCEGKCVSPLSNEKHCGGCNNNCGKGSSCLYGMCSYA encoded by the coding sequence ATGAAGTTACTCAATCTTTTCTTTATGTTGGCTATGGTAATGGACTTGGCGGCCATTACTCTCTCCGCTAGCACTAGCGAAAATTCTGATCATCGTCTGGCAGATAGCCAAATGGCAACCTCGTTTGGAGGAGCAGGTGGGTTTCGTCCTTTCTTCACATGCGACAAACGCCCTGAAATGTGCGGCACAAAAGGCCAGTTTTGCTGCAACAGAAGATGCGTAGACCTCAAGACAGACCAATTCAACTGTGGGAGGTGTGGCAAGACATGTAGCTATTCCAAGATTTGCTGTGAAGGGAAGTGCGTGAGCCCGTTATCCAACGAGAAGCACTGTGGAGGATGCAACAATAACTGTGGTAAAGGCAGCTCGTGTCTATATGGGATGTGCAGTTACGCATAA
- the LOC105766814 gene encoding stigma-specific STIG1-like protein 1: MKFLKLFFMLAMVMALEAITLSTSISENSDHRRLADSQMPTSFGGAGGFRPFFTCDKRPEICSIKGQFCCNRRCVDLKTDQYNCGRCGRTCNYSKICCEGKCVSPLSNEKHCGGCNNNCGKGSSCLYGMCSYA; encoded by the coding sequence ATGAAATTCCTCAAACTTTTCTTTATGTTGGCTATGGTAATGGCCTTGGAGGCCATTACTCTATCCACCAGCATTAGCGAAAATTCTGATCATCGTCGTCTGGCAGATAGCCAAATGCCGACCTCGTTTGGAGGAGCAGGTGGGTTTCGTCCTTTCTTCACATGCGACAAACGCCCTGAAATTTGCAGCATCAAGGGCCAGTTTTGCTGCAACAGAAGATGCGTAGACCTCAAGACAGACCAATACAACTGTGGGAGGTGTGGCAGGACATGTAACTACTCCAAGATTTGCTGTGAAGGGAAGTGCGTGAGCCCGTTATCCAACGAGAAGCACTGTGGAGGATGCAACAATAATTGTGGTAAAGGAAGCTCATGTCTATATGGTATGTGCAGTTATGCATAA